CAGGGGGTGGTTTTTTTTCTTTTGGGTTTATTGCGAAGCCAGCCCTGAGGAACGAAGGCTTGCCCGACTATGACAGCGGAATAGGCGGGGATGGCATCCCTGATTTTTTAAAAAAAAGAGGAGTTCTATTTTCAGGGCTGGCTTCCCTAAATTGTAACAAACATTGCAACCTCGAAGAGGTTGTAGTGCTGTAGCTAAGAATAAAAACAGTGAAAAATTCTTCAACCTCGTAGAGGTTGGATTATATCCGTGATTTTGTGAAAATAGTCCAACCTCTGCGAGGTTGATGATGGCGAATGCGGACATTGTTTTTGCTACAATAGTCCAACCTCTTCGAGGTTGCAAACGGCTGATTGGTTTGTCTGGTGCAACCCTGAAAGGGTTGGATTACTGTAGGTTAAGGCAACTAAGAGAACTATTTCATCAACCTCGTTGAGGTTGGATTACATCAATGGTTTGGTAAAAATAGTCCAACCTCTTCGAGGTTGATGATGGCGAATGCGGACATTGTTTTTTCTACAATAGTCCAACCTCTTCGAGGTTGTGGATGGCAACCCTAAATCCTGAAGGGATGCTTCTTAAAGCTGATGGTTTTTCTTTCCAGGGCTGCCATCCCCTGCGGGGCTGGCTTCTCTGCGCGGGCTCGCCCCTTCAGGGGCTGGGGGCGTGTGAGGCAGGGGGCGTGTTGGCTTCCCTCAGCAGTGTCAGCCCATCCTCTGCCTCACCGCTTCATAAATCATCACTGCTGCAGCAACGGAAACGTTGAGCGACGGAGTACGCCCGGTGATGGGTATTTTGACGGAGTGATCAGCTTTTTTTAGGTATGCGGGAGATATGCCGTCTTCTTCCGACCCGAGCATAATGACTGTGGGGATAGATAGGTCAGTGGCAGTGTGGAATTGTTGGGCTTTTTCGGTGGCTGCAACCAGTTGAAGTCCGCTGGCTTTGAGATGATCCAGTGTGCGGCTCAGGTTTTTTACTTTGGCTATTGGGATGAAGTTGAGGGCGCCTGCTGAAGTTTTCATGGCATCGGCGTTCAACTGCGCTGAACCCTGGGCTGGAATAACAATGGCATGTACACCGGCACATTCTGCTGTGCGGGCGATAGCGCCGAAATTTCGTACATCAGTGATCCGGTCGAGTACCAGGATCAAAGGCGACTGGCCGCGCTCAAATACCATTTGAATAATTTCTTCCACCGGCTGGAAGGCGATCAACGAAGTAAACGCAACCACCCCCTGGTGATTCTTTCGGGTCAAACGGTTTAGTTTTTCAAGGGGAACACGCTGGAAAGGAATTTCTGCTTCCTTCAAAAGCCTGAAAAGTTCAGCAGTCTGTTCTCCTCTCAGTCCTGTTTGAACAAATACTTTGTCAAATTCTTTACCCGCTTTGATGCTTTCGATCATCGGGCGGATGCCATAAATCAACTGGTCGGTTTCAATCATGTTCTAATTGGATTTTTAAGAAGCCATGAAAATCTACCGGCATTGAGTGTCGGCAGATTATTACTGTAAAAGAAATACGGACTTTCATTAATCAAGTTTAAGTACAGCGAGGAAAGCCGATTGGGGCACTTCTACGTTGCCAACCTGGCGCATACGTTTTTTACCTTTTTTCTGTTTTTCGAGCAGCTTGCGTTTACGTGTAATATCACCGCCATAACACTTGGCAGTAACATCCTTGCGCAATGCTTTAACCGTTTCACGCGAAATAATTTTTGCTCCGACAGCAGCCTGGATGGCAACATCGTATTGTTGGCGTGGAATCAGTTCCTTTAATTTTTCGCACATCCTTCGCCCAAAGTTGTAAGCATTATCCTGGTGGATGAGGGTTGAGAGGGCATCCACGCGCTCTCCGTTGAGCAGAATATCGAGGCGAACGAGCTTGGCTGCTTTATAGCCCGAAATATGATAATCGAAAGAGGCGTAACCCCGCGAAATACTTTTGAGCTTGTCGTAAAAGTCGAACACGATCTCTGCTAGGGGCAATTCAAAAGTGACTTCCACCCGGTCGCTGGTAAGATAAACCTGGTTCTTGAGCATCCCCCTTTTATTGATACACAGGTTCATCACAGCGCCAACGTATTCAGACTTTGAAATGATCTGGGCAATGATGTAGGGTTCCTCAATAAAATCAAGGTAATTGGCTTCGGGAAGCCCGGACGGGTTATGCACCTCAATCAATTCGCCTTTGCGCGTGTAAGCTTTGTAAGAAACGTTGGGTACTGTCGTGATGACATCCATGTCAAATTCCCGGTCGAGACGTTCCTGGATGATTTCCATGTGAAGCAATCCGAGAAAGCCGCATCTGAACCCGAATCCAAGGGCGGCTGAGGATTCAGGCTCGAAGGTGAGCGAAGCATCGTTGAGCTGCAACCGCTCGATAGAAGCGCGCAGCTCTTCATAATCGTCTGCATCAATGGGATAAATCCCTGCAAATACCATTGGTTTCACGTTTTCAAAACCGGCAATGGCTTTGCCGCTTGGATTGTCAATATGAGTTATCGTATCGCCGACTTTCACCTCAGCTGATACTTTTATCCCTGAAATAATATATCCAACATCACCACAACTGAGGGTTTTGTGTGGTTGCAGGCCAAGCCGCAGTACACCGATCTCGTCAGCATCATATTCTTTGCCGGTGGCCATAAATTTTACAAAATCACCTTGATTAATAGTGCCATTGAATATCCGGAAGTAAGCAATAATTCCGCGATAACTGTTAAACACCGAATCGAAAATAAGCGCCTGAAGTGGTGCATCCGGATCGCCTGATGGAGCAGGAATCCGTTTAATGATGGCTTCAAGGATCAAATCCACGCCATAACCGGTTTTCCCACTTGCTTCAATGATGTCATCCCTGTCACAGCCAAGCAGTTCAACGATCTGGTCTTTCACATCCTCGATCATGGCGTTTTCGAGGTCAACTTTATTGAGAACGGGGATCACCTCGAGATTGTGCTCGAGGGCAAGGTAAAGGTTTGAAATGGTTTGTGCCTGAATGCCCTGGCTGGCATCAACAATAAGCAAAGCCCCTTCGCAGGCCGCAATAGAACGCGAAACCTCGTAAGAAAAATCAACGTGCCCGGGGGTGTCAATCAGGTTGAGAACGTATTCGGTACCCTCTTCAATGTAAATCATCTGAATAGCATGGCTCTTGATAGTGATACCGCGTTCGCGTTCCAGGTCCATGCTGTCAAGCACCTGGTCTTTCTTTTCACGGTCAGAAAGGGTATGGGTAAGGTCGAGCAGCCGGTCGGCTAAAGTACTCTTACCGTGGTCAATATGGGCAATTATGCAGAAATTTCTGATGTTTTTCATGGCCTGCAAAATTAGAAAAAATGCGTTACGAAATATGGATGTTGGGTAGGGTAAGGTAGAATTATTTGTTAAGGTAAAGGTACGGAGAAATCAGGTGCAATTTATTCGAAGCAGTTGATTACCAATAAACCTATCCCCTCAGGCTAATTTGCTGAAGTTTATCATAATCAATGATTTCGATTAGCTTCCCTGTAGTTGTTATGAGTCCTTCGTCCCTGAACTTCTTTAGTATTCGAACTACACTTTCCTGTGTCATTCCGGAAAGTTCAGCAATTTCCTTCCTCGACAGTTCAAGCTCAAAGGCATTTTTACCAAAAACATTGTCTGAAAGACATAATAAAATATCAGCAAGCCTGCCATAGGACTGCTTTTGAGTTAAACAGAAAAATCTTCCGTAAATCTGAATCGCATTGGCGCTCTGAATATTGAACACTTCGGTTGCAAATTCGGCATTTGTCCGTAATATTTGCCTGAATACATTGATATCAATCAATTTTACACTGCAGTCAACATAAGCTTGAGTGGAGTACTGAAATACATTGCTACCCTCCATGGCCGATGTCAGCGCAACAAACTTGCTTCCGGAAATGATTTTTAGCACAAGGTTGCTCCCGCACCCCTCAATGTAGGCCTTGATCAATCCATGATTTAAAAAAATTACATGAGGCGCCAGTGAACCTTGTTTGCAGATGATCTCTCCTTTTTTATACGTTAGCTCTACCTCGTTACTTTCAATTAACTCCATCTCTGCAGGCGACAGTTTTTCGAAGCAGGAGCATCCTTGTCTGAATATCGTACAACTGTTATTAAACATTATTTCTGCCATAATCAGCAATCAAAATTTTATGAATTTCCTTAGTGATCAGGGGACTTTTAACCCTGAAATGGCTTCAAAAATTCAAGGGCTAAATTACTATAAAAATAAAAATACGGGATAAATGAGACAAAAAATAGCAGAAGCATCAACAAATCAGTTGATTTAAATCAATTGATAATTTATAGCAAATCAAAAACTTATATGGTGAAAGTGCAACTCATAAATCGTCTCCGGTTTGAATTATCATAGCACTTTTGCATTGTTAATTAAATAACAATAAAAATTATTTCAAATGGAAACAAAAATTGATCAAACGCTTGATTGTAAAGGGCTTAGCTGTCCAATGCCAATGATGAAGTTAGCCAAGGCAATGAAAGATTTGAAGCCAGGACAGGTACTGGAGATGCTCGGAACTGACCCCGGAACCAAATCTGACCTGCCAAAATGGTGCGAAAAATCAGGGAATGAGATGTTGAACGAGGAGATGCTTGACGGAGGCGTCTTCAGGTATTTAATTAAAAAGAATTAGGAGGTTAAAATGTCTGACAAATCGAAAGAACCAGGCATTTTTGGTCAACTGTTTGGCACCTTCTTTTCGAAGCACTGGCCGGTATGGGTTGGCGGAATTACACTTGGCTTACTCAATATCCTGCTTTTTGCCATTCATAGTCCGTGGGGTGCAAGCGGGGGTATCAACAACTGGGGAGAGAATGTATATAAGGTGATGGGGTTCTCATTTTATTCCTCGGCAACATCAACAGGCGCCAGTTTGTTTGGCATGTTATGCATTATGTTGGTTCTCGGCTCTTTTATGGGCGCACTCTTTTCCAAAGAATTTGCCCTGCGTGTTCCTCCAAAAGGCGAAATCGTTAAAGGTCTGATAGGGGGAGCCCTGATGGCTTTTGGCGCAACCATTGGTCTTGGTTGTACGATCGGTTCATTTTTCAGTGGAGTACCTGCATTGTCCGGTGGCGCTTTGATTTTCACACTTGGACTGTTTGTTGGCGTCATCCTGGCACTGAAATATCTGATGTGGGAAATGGAAAATTATCCACAGTTCAGTTCCGGCAAGAGCTACACATGGTTGGCTGCCAATCCCGGAAAAGGCCAATGGCAGGTTTATTTCGGGTGGATATTATTTGCAGTTGTGCTTGTGCTGGCCTGGTGGTATTCACCATTTAACCCGACGATGACCTGGTTTATCCTCATTGGCTTGTTCATGGGTATGATTTGCCAGCGATCAAGGTTCTGCATTGTGAAGGCATTCAGAGATCCGTTTATGACCGGCGAGTCTGATGGCTCAACTGGTGTAATGGCCGGGTTGATTGTCACGCTTTTTGGTTTCACAGCCATCAAATATTTTGGTATCAGCATCGGCGATACTGCGCTTCGTACACGTGAAATGGCATGGGTATTCCCGCATTTCTGGGGTCGCGCTCTTTTGGGTGGCCTGGTCTTCGGACTTGGGATGACTATTGCCGGAGGTTGCGCCGTTGGCACACTCTGGAGGGTTGGAGAGGGGCAGGTCAAATTGTGGTTCGCTGCTGTTGGTTTCATCCTCATTTCCCCATTGTCAAACCGCTTTGTTGTGCCTGCGGTAAACGATCTATTTCCGCAAGACCTCCGCTTTAGGTCATTTTTACCTGATTATATTGGCTATCCCGGCGCTGTTGTGCTGGTTGTCGCTTTTGTGCTTCTCTGGTACTGGTTCGTGAAATGGAATGAGAAAACCGGAAGATTTACTGCTTACTAAAAAATTGAATAAGCAATGAAAAGAGAAATTTTAAAAACTTTTACGCTTCTGCTGGTTGTTGCAATGACCTCCTGCAGCGCAATCTACGAAGATGGACAAGAACTCGCCAGTGGAATCCAACAAGATATCACAGGGATTACTGTGGATGAGTTAAATGCCAAGATCGAAAATGGGGAAGACTTTTTGTTGATCGATGTCAGGCAAAAAGATGAGTTCACTAATTCAGCAATAACTGGCGCTTTGAACATTCCCAGAGGGACTCTGGAATTCACTATCCGAAACGATGAGTTCTGGGAAGAAGAGTTTCTCTATACCCCCGAAAATGATCAGGAAATTATTGTTTACTGCAAACTTGGGCACCGAGGCGCATTAGCAGCACTTGCTCTTCAGCAGATTGGATTCACCAATGTGAAATATCTTCAGGGAGGTATCCTTGCTTGGGATCCGAATATTGAAAAAAATGCACCTAAAAAGTCCAGTGGTGGCGGGTGCGGAGATTAACAATCATTAAAATAATATCAACAAGAGTTCAATTAGTAATTCATTCATTAAACAACAATTTAATTTTATCACAATGAAAAAAGTAACAGCTTATTTA
This sequence is a window from Bacteroidales bacterium. Protein-coding genes within it:
- the lepA gene encoding elongation factor 4 yields the protein MKNIRNFCIIAHIDHGKSTLADRLLDLTHTLSDREKKDQVLDSMDLERERGITIKSHAIQMIYIEEGTEYVLNLIDTPGHVDFSYEVSRSIAACEGALLIVDASQGIQAQTISNLYLALEHNLEVIPVLNKVDLENAMIEDVKDQIVELLGCDRDDIIEASGKTGYGVDLILEAIIKRIPAPSGDPDAPLQALIFDSVFNSYRGIIAYFRIFNGTINQGDFVKFMATGKEYDADEIGVLRLGLQPHKTLSCGDVGYIISGIKVSAEVKVGDTITHIDNPSGKAIAGFENVKPMVFAGIYPIDADDYEELRASIERLQLNDASLTFEPESSAALGFGFRCGFLGLLHMEIIQERLDREFDMDVITTVPNVSYKAYTRKGELIEVHNPSGLPEANYLDFIEEPYIIAQIISKSEYVGAVMNLCINKRGMLKNQVYLTSDRVEVTFELPLAEIVFDFYDKLKSISRGYASFDYHISGYKAAKLVRLDILLNGERVDALSTLIHQDNAYNFGRRMCEKLKELIPRQQYDVAIQAAVGAKIISRETVKALRKDVTAKCYGGDITRKRKLLEKQKKGKKRMRQVGNVEVPQSAFLAVLKLD
- a CDS encoding Crp/Fnr family transcriptional regulator, with translation MAEIMFNNSCTIFRQGCSCFEKLSPAEMELIESNEVELTYKKGEIICKQGSLAPHVIFLNHGLIKAYIEGCGSNLVLKIISGSKFVALTSAMEGSNVFQYSTQAYVDCSVKLIDINVFRQILRTNAEFATEVFNIQSANAIQIYGRFFCLTQKQSYGRLADILLCLSDNVFGKNAFELELSRKEIAELSGMTQESVVRILKKFRDEGLITTTGKLIEIIDYDKLQQISLRG
- a CDS encoding rhodanese-like domain-containing protein; this encodes MKREILKTFTLLLVVAMTSCSAIYEDGQELASGIQQDITGITVDELNAKIENGEDFLLIDVRQKDEFTNSAITGALNIPRGTLEFTIRNDEFWEEEFLYTPENDQEIIVYCKLGHRGALAALALQQIGFTNVKYLQGGILAWDPNIEKNAPKKSSGGGCGD
- the rlmB gene encoding 23S rRNA (guanosine(2251)-2'-O)-methyltransferase RlmB translates to MIETDQLIYGIRPMIESIKAGKEFDKVFVQTGLRGEQTAELFRLLKEAEIPFQRVPLEKLNRLTRKNHQGVVAFTSLIAFQPVEEIIQMVFERGQSPLILVLDRITDVRNFGAIARTAECAGVHAIVIPAQGSAQLNADAMKTSAGALNFIPIAKVKNLSRTLDHLKASGLQLVAATEKAQQFHTATDLSIPTVIMLGSEEDGISPAYLKKADHSVKIPITGRTPSLNVSVAAAVMIYEAVRQRMG
- a CDS encoding YeeE/YedE family protein — protein: MSDKSKEPGIFGQLFGTFFSKHWPVWVGGITLGLLNILLFAIHSPWGASGGINNWGENVYKVMGFSFYSSATSTGASLFGMLCIMLVLGSFMGALFSKEFALRVPPKGEIVKGLIGGALMAFGATIGLGCTIGSFFSGVPALSGGALIFTLGLFVGVILALKYLMWEMENYPQFSSGKSYTWLAANPGKGQWQVYFGWILFAVVLVLAWWYSPFNPTMTWFILIGLFMGMICQRSRFCIVKAFRDPFMTGESDGSTGVMAGLIVTLFGFTAIKYFGISIGDTALRTREMAWVFPHFWGRALLGGLVFGLGMTIAGGCAVGTLWRVGEGQVKLWFAAVGFILISPLSNRFVVPAVNDLFPQDLRFRSFLPDYIGYPGAVVLVVAFVLLWYWFVKWNEKTGRFTAY
- a CDS encoding sulfurtransferase TusA family protein; its protein translation is METKIDQTLDCKGLSCPMPMMKLAKAMKDLKPGQVLEMLGTDPGTKSDLPKWCEKSGNEMLNEEMLDGGVFRYLIKKN